A part of Ursus arctos isolate Adak ecotype North America chromosome X, UrsArc2.0, whole genome shotgun sequence genomic DNA contains:
- the EOLA2 gene encoding protein EOLA2: protein MKFGCLSFRQPYAGFVLNGVKTVETRWRPLLSSHRNCTIAIHIAHRDWEDAAWRKLLVERLGMTPAQIQALLREGEKYGRGVIAGLVDVGETLLCPEDLAPDEVMELENQAVLTSLKQKYLTALSNPRWLLEPIPRKGGKDIFQVDIPEHLIPSGQEAGGARKVTGKPAKP from the exons ATGAAGTTCGGCTGCCTCTCCTTCCGGCAGCCTTACGCAGGTTTTGTCCTAAATGGGGTCAAGACCGTGGAGACGCGTTGGCGTCCTCTGCTGAGCAGCCACCGGAACTGTACCATCGCCATCCACATTGCCCACAGGGACTGGGAAGACGCCGCGTGGAGGAAGCTGCTGGTGGAGAGGCTTGGGATGACCCCTGCTCAGATTCAGGCCTTGCTTCGGGAAGGGGAGAAGTATGGCCGTGGCGTGATAGCGG GGCTTGTTGACGTTGGGGAAACGTTGCTGTGCCCAGAAGACTTAGCTCCCGATGAGGTCATGGAACTGGAAAATCAAGCTGTCCTGACCAGCCTGAAGCAGAAGTACCTCACTGCGCTTTCGAACCCCAGGTGGTTGCTGGAGCCCATCCCCAGGAAGGGCGGAAAGGACATCTTCCAGGTAGACATCCCAGAGCACCTGATCCCCTCGGGGCAGGAGGCCGGAGGAGCACGCAAGGTTACCGGGAAGCCAGCTAAACCGTGA